The segment tATCTTGTTGTGTGTACAGCTTTCTTTGGCAATTCTACTTGTGTGACTTCCGTCGCAGTATTTGCTTCTCCTGTTCATCATGTGCAGGATAAAGACAAAACACGTTGCTCTTTTGTTTTGGATGATTAACTTCATAATTAACAAGATACATACTTGGCCAGTACCACACTATTAACAGATTCTAACTTTCAATGAAATGCACTCTACATTTTGATACTTATACAAACTTTAATGTTAGCTTTTTAAATAGATTGAAATAAGTATGCGAACTCCTTGGTCATTTCAAAAAATGATCTCAAATGTGACCTTTACTTTGTTCTCTCACAAATCAAGCTTCCGGAGGTTATCATCTTAGAACTGGGTGTTATTAGTTTACAGGTTTTCTGGAGTTGTTATCTCTACCATATTCATTTGTGTTTGAACTCCTACTTGCAACAGTTAAATAATGGAAGTCTATCGGAGCAATGAAATTTTTATCCCAACTTTGTTTTTTTCCCTATTTGAAGTATTTGCACCTAAGATCTACTACCTTTTGGACTTTTTCTTCAATATAATCCTCTGTTAGCTCGCCGGACAGGCCTTTGGTATTGATTAACCTGATATGGGCCCAGTATGTATTTTTCACATTGATGTCTGATAAAGTTCACGACACACTATTCTTTTTGCTTTTGACATCAAATTCTCCTTCACCTTCATTGTTAAGTTCAAAGAAATTTCCGGTCTCGTCATCATTCAACAATCATTTCATTCACTTGCAATTTGTTAAATGGTTTTGGTGAGTGGGAATGCTGCTTTACTCTCCTTTGATCTGTCTCTGCAGGGAATTTTAAGAGATCTTTCTAAAGTTCCAGCTCCTGGAACTCAGGACCAAACTGCGAAACCTGGTGAACAGGTACAAAATCTCCACTTTCTTTTTACCATCATTGGGATAGTTTGTAGaacttgacaaaaaataaaaaggttgattttttagtttatttactaAAGCTGATTGTCTGTTATACAATTCTCTCCGGTAGAGCCATGGTGAACCTAATGGCTCGGATGACATGGCTGCTATCATCACTCCGGATGACAACAACCCAGTGGGGTGACCGCTTGAACTGTGAGGGAGAATCCTTCTCTGCAATTATTGTGGTGGCAGTTGATGTTGAAGTGAGATGAATAATTGAAATTCATCTGTTGTACTATCCGCCAAAATTAGATTgtaaatagtaaaatattgtACTCTTAGGCATCCGACATTGTTTCTCGGAGTTTTAGTGTTTTATTCTGGTGTTCAAATGTATAATTGAAATCTGAAACTTGTCCCACGAATCGATACATGCAGGCTTAAAAGTATCTTTAAATagtttttgtttgctatatgacTACAAAGGTGGAAGAGCATACTGTCTTTGCATTCTTATctctattttataaaaatatacgtaaattttacttttatcttGCGGCATATCCTCCCCTTTTGTTTCTTTGAGCTAGTTGATTGCCTACCAAAATTATTCATTAGTGAAGAGCACTTGGGAGCTAGTGATATTAATATTAGTTGGACATAACTAACAACTGTCTCAAGTGTTTCGACTATCataacactttgtttggatggttgttccgtattattttataatgtatcatattattatattaagttgtattgttttaatatataaaatgttggATAAATCATTCTCCATCACATCCATAAATTGAATGATAAACCTACAGAAAAAATAGGTTATCAGATAGAGagcttttatgaaaagttaggataaaacataaaatataataaagataaaatgagaagaaaatagTAAGACAACGATGTGTGATCGATACGTTATATAAAATGGGTCTTTATTGTTATCTAACGATGAATTTAAATGgtaatacaataaaatttaaataacaatcTATGCAACGTGTAATAACTATCCAAACAGAGGGGTAAAGGTAGGTTTAAGTAATATCTGCAAGtaagtttatgttttataattttaaaattatagtaaCAGATTATATAATTCGATAAGTAGTATTAATCTACTTACATTAACACTGATTATATCATTAAGTCAAATTATGCGTTCATGAAAAGAAATTACTATAGTCTATAAACTTATTATACCGAATCAAATTtaacatcataatttttttaattatacaattttttttctcataaaaataatatttaaaaaaaaaaaaaagctgtTGTGTATACTTCAGTCTTCCTAGTTTTCCCCGCCCGTCTTTTTACTagtaagatttttatttttttatatatacctGGGAAAATATGATAATCGTGAGGGGTGGGGACAAAAAGTGCATAAAAGCGTGACTCGATACGCTAAATAAATGGACGTTTCACGTGACACCGTCATATAAATCAACGGTTCTGCTTCTTTTCTCTCCATTTACCCTTTTGAGTCTTTTCCTATGAATTAAATTCCCCCtccttaatttttatatatataaaaaatgcaTCTAAATTTCCAGTTGAAcattctttctctttctctgcAATTCTTCATCAACTTTCTGGGATTTTATTAGTATCAGAAAAtttatgttagggttagggtttttttaATTCTCCTCACCATTTTCATGTACTTACAAAACACATTCAGATGTATATGTAGCTTGTTGTTTTTCTTCTGTTTTTacagtgaatttttttttgggagaaATGGAAGCGGCGGATAATTCGAGGAAAATGGTAGGTGGGCAGTATGGAGTAGTAGCGTTTCAGCAGGAGTATGTGAATGTTCCAATTCGAGTAGATAGATATGGAGGTGGAGGATTTGAGGCTCATGATATCAGCGTTGGCGGTGGCTATGAGGAGGCGATGAGTAGCGGTGAAGAGTTGCAGGTTTGCTCTATGCCGCTTGTTGCTGGCCCTGTAGATAGCGGCAGAGTTATGGCTGTGTCCTCGCGGACTAGTGAGCTTACTATTTCTTTCGAAGGCCAAGTCTATGTATTCCCAGCTGTTACTCCTGAAAAGGTTCGAATTTATTTGAGGCTGTGTAATTGAAGAGTATCCAAGTCAATTTGCCCAATGTGGTTACAATTGAATTCAGGGATTGATGTATGGTTTTTGTTAATGTAAAACTCACAGGTGCAAGCTGTGATGCTATTATTAGGAGGGTGTGATGTTCCCAGTTATGTACCTAACTCAAATTCTGTTGCACTGCCAAGTACAAAGGTGCGTTGAGTTTAATTGGAGCTTGTTTTCAATTTAGGTGTGGTTAAACCAGAGCTTACTGGGACTGGGGGCGGTGGATGTTCACTGATTTTTGGGTTATGCTTGTAGAGTGTTGAGAATGATGTCCCCACCAGGCAAAACATTTCTCCGAGAATGGCATCTCTGATAAGGTTccgggagaagagaaaagatagATGCTTTGAGAAAACAATTCGTTATGCTTGTCGAAAAGAAGTTGCACAGAGGTGAGGCGAAGGTTGCAGTCCTTGGTTTTTTCTTCATTGTGTTTGGTGATTAATGTATTAAAAGGATCACTGGAGAAGAATGTTTCTACTCGTGGCCTTAATTGGTTTTAGTTAATGTGATACTTCTTAAAAAAACATCATTTAGAGACTACTTAAGTTGCCCAAATATTTGAAGTAGACTggtatcaataaattttatatacttgTTTGAAGTGGATCGGTCAAAAAGTACTGGCTGTAAAATGGTACAATcaagtaaatataatttttcacaaaaaatgtTTTTGGTTATTATAAAGGTTTTAGAACTTGTCTAGATTCATTGGGAACTATTGTCGTTCAAATTAGAGATTTAGTAATGAGATTGATTACTCTAGTATTCTTGACTGTTTAGTTGCACTGTTTATAGGATGCATCGTAAAAATGGACAATTTGCCTCTTTAAAAGAAGGTGGAAAGTCGTCTGCTGACAATATTGATTCAGGGGACAGTGCTGCTCAATCTGAACCTACGTAAGTATGAACCTTGTACCTTACTTCTGACAGTTCATACCAGCAACATCTTTGTTAAGAATCAGTTGCTCTGTGATTTGTCTGCTTTATGCTATGCTTTGTGTTTTGGTAGTTGAGGGCCTTGAGACTTTGACTTCCTTCCACATTTAATTTGTGTAACAATGGCTGTTATTGCATGAAATGGACGGTTTCATTCAACAATAACTAAAGTATGAGGGTAGTTCAAGTGGAAAGCACCTCCACCTCTAACCTTATGCCTATGGGTTCAAGTCGGCATGTTAACAAATCAAAACAGAAAACAATGGCAAACCTATGACACGATGACGTATTTTGCTTCATATTCAGCTTACTTTTCCTACTGTCTCTTCACATAGGGCTTGTTTACAATTCTGTGTTCAAATTTGGCTTACTATTCTGCAGTCTCTCTTTTTTTGATAAGTAATCGAAGATCTTATAAATGCTTTATCTAAGCCAGTGCGAGAAAACATAACTACATAGTCCCCAATTGTATTTAAATTGCATCAAAATCCTGTACAATAATCAGGCTGCACCAAAAGATTAGCAAAATAAGACATCTTTGTTCAATGCTATGTAAAAACTTCTATTATTTCCGTTACTCTTTATGTTATTGgattaagattttctttttctctttcccCTTATAATCTGCATTTACTTCCCTTTGAACTTACAGACTGCGAAGATGTCACCACTGTGGTACTAATGAAAGTGAGACCCCTGCAATGCGGCGGGGCCCATCAGGCCCTAGAACCCTCTGCAATGCTTGTGGGCTTATGTGGGCAAACAAGGTATTGCGCAGTTGGTCTGCCTGTTTTTTCTGTtcccccaccccccaaaaacATAAACCCGAAAAAAAGGACCTTCTCGAACGCGCATTTCTTATGTTTTGCTGACATTCGGTTGATGATCAAGACAATAATCATTAATCAATGCATTTCGTATGTCGATTTAGTCTTGGCTTAAGTTCTCAGGGACAATAATCAATGTCAATTACCAGATTACTGGATTAAGAGTTGACCTGATAATTTAGATCTTGATTTCTCTTTATGTGCACTGCCATTTAGTCTTATGGCAAACACTATAAAGGCTTATTAAGTTTATTGCTGTGAAAATAATGGATTGCAAACCAGGCATGTCATTTACATGGATTCTGTTGATCTTCGATTCTTGGATATGATTCAAATGTTGAAGTGTATGATCTTTCTAGATAATCTGAATAAATGCATTCTTAAACTTGATGGttcttatttgattatttttaatcgTATTATTCATCTGTTTGCTCATTACTTGTTTTGCTATTCACCCTTTGTTTTGGTTCATTTCTAGGGTATGTTCAGAGATATTACAAAGGGAGGGAGTCATGTACCCTTTGACAAAAACGAGCCAGTAAGTAAATTGAGAACAAGTGACACATACCTCTAACTGTCTTACAGAACCTGTTTAATGTACATTGTCAATGATAGACTATTTGAGGATCAATAATTATGGAACATGCTCTGATGAAGCATCAATAAGAAAGTGCCCTCTCCCTCTCCCCCTCTTCAACAAAAGGgtaggaaaaagaaattaaacaaCAAGCATGTAGTGGAGCTCTCTTGAGATGCAGATTCCTACATGAAATCTTTCTCTAAATTACTAAATCATTTCTTTTCCCTTCAGGCAAAGTCTTTATCAAATTAGTTCCTGTTGCATGTGATCCAAAAATTTCTACTGTGACTATATTTACATAACAAATCCTAAATGTTTGTACCTTTAcctcttatctatcaagagtttGTTAGGTTTATTGTTCAACTTTGTAGTACTGATATTTCCTTTGTCATGTAGGGAACTCCTGATATCAAGCTGTCTACCTTTGCACCTGAGAATTCTTATCTAAAGCAACATCAAGAGGTAAATCTTTTTTAATATGCGGTATCGAGGCGAAATTATTATATAGGTATGAAGTGGAGATAGTATTTTGCATGCAGTTCTCTTGGAACCATATATACCTAAATTGCCCTGGCATAATTGAATGAGTATCCTCCCTTTTTTCCTTTGAGGTCCAGCTTTAGAGTCTTGATGAGTTGGAAACACATTTAAAATGGAAATTGggcatttgaaaattttcttgcATGTCCCTCTTCAGTTTTATTTTTTGGGGGTTTAACTTGCCTCATTGGGTTTGAGCAGGGAAGTTCGGGAGAGACAAAGCTTACAGAGGAAAATCCTTCAGTTACAACTGCTGAGCTGGTAGTCATATTTGAAGTCTTTTTGGTTTATATTGACGGCTCTCTGAAATTATTTGTTCTATCATGTTAATCCCTGACTTGACGGCTTAagtgatgttgtcatcacatgGATCCCTTCTTGCTTCCCTTAAAATGACTGAGTTGTCTGAACGAGGATTCCCTTCTAGGAAGTTAATGCAGGTATACAAGgaacttataattttaaaaagtatccAACTTTGGGGTAGTTAAGGAGTTAGTTGAGAGTGatatctacaaaaaaaaaaaggagtaagTTTACAGTGATTAATTCTCTCTTTTTGTAGCTCAGTCCCATTATGAGCGAACCCTTTTGGATTGTTGGACATTTAGTATGGGATGGAGGGAGGAAAAGAAACTAGCAGTAGGCCTTTAATATAGTGGAAGTCTCTATTTGGAAGATcagagtttatttttttattcctttCGGGTACATTTGTGAAGCAACATTCATCAATGTATAGAGTGTGTGGCTTGTGATTTTGGATGCTTTGATCCTTGCGTAACTTTATAATGTATCACTCTTTAGACGATCTCCTAATGCCTTTTATATGATGACTTtgatttgttgaaaaaaaagaatttgacaTTTGCTCCCACGTGTATAGATTTCTAACAGTGCTGATAGGATGATGATATTTTCTAATGTAGGATATGCAAGAAGCTGCAGAAAACTTCGCTGATAGTTCACCTTTCCGTATTCGAAGTTCTTCAGTTAACATTGATGACGAGGTAACTTCCGAAAAATGTGTTCCTCAGTTTTAACATTCTTGTTTCCTTTCCCCGATTTCTGTTGTTTAGATGTTGATTTTCAAGAGGGCTGTTCGACTGTTATTTGTTGTCCATGAACAAGATCGATGACACAAACCCATTTGTCCTtgtttttcaaaagtttttaaagtttttggAGATTATTTTGATAAAGTATTTGTTTCTTAAATTGGCCCATTGTT is part of the Solanum lycopersicum chromosome 1, SLM_r2.1 genome and harbors:
- the LOC101247269 gene encoding GATA transcription factor 19-like isoform X2; this translates as MEAADNSRKMVGGQYGVVAFQQEYVNVPIRVDRYGGGGFEAHDISVGGGYEEAMSSGEELQVCSMPLVAGPVDSGRVMAVSSRTSELTISFEGQVYVFPAVTPEKVQAVMLLLGGCDVPSYVPNSNSVALPSTKSVENDVPTRQNISPRMASLIRFREKRKDRCFEKTIRYACRKEVAQRMHRKNGQFASLKEGGKSSADNIDSGDSAAQSEPTLRRCHHCGTNESETPAMRRGPSGPRTLCNACGLMWANKGMFRDITKGGSHVPFDKNEPGTPDIKLSTFAPENSYLKQHQEGSSGETKLTEENPSVTTAELDMQEAAENFADSSPFRIRSSSVNIDDEDNLDELANASGTEFEIPADFDEQIGIDSHMSVHWPVT
- the LOC101247269 gene encoding GATA transcription factor 19-like isoform X1 is translated as MEAADNSRKMVGGQYGVVAFQQEYVNVPIRVDRYGGGGFEAHDISVGGGYEEAMSSGEELQVCSMPLVAGPVDSGRVMAVSSRTSELTISFEGQVYVFPAVTPEKVQAVMLLLGGCDVPSYVPNSNSVALPSTKSVENDVPTRQNISPRMASLIRFREKRKDRCFEKTIRYACRKEVAQRMHRKNGQFASLKEGGKSSADNIDSGDSAAQSEPTLRRCHHCGTNESETPAMRRGPSGPRTLCNACGLMWANKGMFRDITKGGSHVPFDKNEPGTPDIKLSTFAPENSYLKQHQEGSSGETKLTEENPSVTTAELDMQEAAENFADSSPFRIRSSSVNIDDEQDNLDELANASGTEFEIPADFDEQIGIDSHMSVHWPVT
- the LOC101247269 gene encoding GATA transcription factor 19-like isoform X3, with the translated sequence MEAADNSRKMVGGQYGVVAFQQEYVNVPIRVDRYGGGGFEAHDISVGGGYEEAMSSGEELQVCSMPLVAGPVDSGRVMAVSSRTSELTISFEGQVYVFPAVTPEKVQAVMLLLGGCDVPSYVPNSNSVALPSTKSVENDVPTRQNISPRMASLIRFREKRKDRCFEKTIRYACRKEVAQRMHRKNGQFASLKEGGKSSADNIDSGDSAAQSEPTLRRCHHCGTNESETPAMRRGPSGPRTLCNACGLMWANKGMFRDITKGGSHVPFDKNEPGTPDIKLSTFAPENSYLKQHQEDMQEAAENFADSSPFRIRSSSVNIDDEQDNLDELANASGTEFEIPADFDEQIGIDSHMSVHWPVT
- the LOC101247269 gene encoding GATA transcription factor 19-like isoform X4, with protein sequence MEAADNSRKMVGGQYGVVAFQQEYVNVPIRVDRYGGGGFEAHDISVGGGYEEAMSSGEELQVCSMPLVAGPVDSGRVMAVSSRTSELTISFEGQVYVFPAVTPEKVQAVMLLLGGCDVPSYVPNSNSVALPSTKSVENDVPTRQNISPRMASLIRFREKRKDRCFEKTIRYACRKEVAQRMHRKNGQFASLKEGGKSSADNIDSGDSAAQSEPTLRRCHHCGTNESETPAMRRGPSGPRTLCNACGLMWANKGMFRDITKGGSHVPFDKNEPGTPDIKLSTFAPENSYLKQHQEDMQEAAENFADSSPFRIRSSSVNIDDEDNLDELANASGTEFEIPADFDEQIGIDSHMSVHWPVT